The Sinorhizobium alkalisoli genomic interval CAGCGCCTCGCACCGTTGAGCATCGCAAAGTCATCCAGCGCTTGGCGGACTTGCCTGAGCAGACGCTTGCGCAGTTTATTGAAGGCGACCGAGGACGGCATGCGCGAGAACAGCGGATGGCTGTCGGCGTCAAGGCCGGCGAGATCCTCATCGACAGCGATATTCGTCCTGTCGCGCTCAGACGATCGTGCGGTTTCCATGGCATCTGTCTCGGAATGTGCAGGGCATTAATACGGCCAAGGGCTGAACCAGCACTTGCCCGGTCGGCCCCGGAAGATCAAGGGGAAATCGAACCGCCGCCCCTGTGATTCGGCACAATGGCCCCCCTCCCCGTTTTTGGCGGTGGAGAGGGACAGGATCGTGGCGCCCTCCCCAGCTACCTGAAAACACGGAGTAGCGTTCCGGCCAAGGCTGGAGATCGCCGACATCTTTCGTAGCTATGGCCCCGCGTGGCAGCGGGCCAATGCCGGCATGTAAGCCTGGTCCAGCTCAAGGTCATGAAGGCGATCGAAGTCTGCCGAACCGAGGCGCTCTCGGCCAGGATGTGCTGAATATGGCGCTTACCGATGAGGCCCGCGCCAAGTACGGCCAGCATAACCCGCTGATCATGGTCACTTCAGCCCGTGCTGGCCGCCTTGATCATTGTCGCCGCGCGCCGGATGGCAAGCTGGTAACCTTCTGTTCCAAGGCCGCAGATTACGCCGTCGGCGCGGTGCGAAACGAACGAATGGTGTCGGAAGCTTTCGCGCTTGTGCACATTGGAGATGTGGATCTCGATCACGGGCCCTTCAAATGTGTTCAGAGCGTCGAGGATAGCGAGTGAGGTATGGGTGAAGGCCGCCGGATTAATGACGATGCCCGCACCGTCTTCGCGCGCCTCATGAATCCAATCGATGATCTCGTATTCCCGGTTGCTCTGATGAAAGCGGATTTCATGGCCGAGTTCGGCTGCCAGCTTGCGGCAGTCCGCCTCTACGTCTGCGAGGGTTTCATGCCCGTAGATGTGCGGCTGGCGTTTGCCAAGCAGGTTGAGATTTGGTCCATTGAGAACGTAGATCAAACTCATAGCATAGTGTCCTTGTTGAGCACGTCGTCCTGGTCAGACGACTGCCGTGGCTTGAGCAGCAAAATCAGGGTCCGACTCGTAGAGATCGGCACGCAAACCGAGCCTTCCAGCTTCGAGAGCAGGCGCGGCGATCACCCGCGCGGCCTCGAGAACGGCAGTGAGAAGCTTCTGCTTGATCTCCGCAGTACGACCCGGTGCCATCCGCAAGATGATTTGGATGAAATGATTATCGAGATTTTCATCGCCGACGCAGGAGTATGTCGCCTCCCGCGCAAGCGTGCGCACGGCGGAAGGTTTCACAAGGCCGCCATCGCGAACGCAGCGATGCACGGCCAGGGTGAGCCGGTCCATGGCCACATGCTCGCCCGCGCCCCGGCTATAATCGATGATGATATGCGGCACTTGGGATCTCCCCATCAAGCCGACAGGCGGCATAAATCGGTAAAGTGACGAGACATGCGCTCTGCGTCGGGTGCGATCCCGGTAAACAATTCGAAAGCCGCTGCTGCCTGGTAGACGGTCATGCCGCCGCCGGGAAGGGTCCGGCAGCCTTTTCCTTCGGCGAGCGCAAGGAGCTCAGTGACGAGCGGCATGTAGACGATGTCGGCGACCCAATGCCGCGGCAGAAGCCAATCCGGGTCGATCGGCAAACCTGGATGGCTCTTCATCCCCGTCGGTGTCGCGTGGATAAGGCCTTCCGCGGAGCGCAGGGCACCGCCGACGTCCGTCGTGGCACGGGCACAATCCCTTGAGAAGCGATCGTTCAACTGCCCAGCCAAGGTCTCTGCCCGTTTCGAATCCTGGTCAAAGATCGATATTCTCTCAATACCGAGCTTGATTGCGGCATGCGCCACGGCGACACCGGCACCGCCGGCGCCCAGCAGCACGGCATGCGACATCGCGACGTCCGGAAGGCCGCGCTGGAAATTCTCGTAGAAACCGTACCAATCAGTGTTGTGGCCGATCCTCTCGCCGTCACGAAAGACCACGGTGTTGACCGCACCGAGCATCTCTGCATCCTCGGAAAGGCGATGGAGGTGGGCGATCACCGTCTGTTTGCACGGATGCGTAATGTTGCTCCCGGCAAAGCCGCGCCGCTCTTCCTCGTCGAGGAGGTCCGGCAGCGCCGAGGCGGGAAGGCCTCGCTCGGCCAGATCGAGAAGCTCGTAACGGTAATCGAGGCCCTGATGTCGAGCTTCCGTTTCGTGGAGCGCCGGGGACTTTGACATTTGAATGTCGGCCCCGATCAGTCCCACGAGAAATTTCTTGTCGTGCATTGGCATCGCTTTCGAACGTCAGTGGTGGGCCAGGATTTCGCCGAGGAAGGTTTTCGTGCGTTCATGCCGGGGAGACTTGAAGAAGACATCCGGTTGGGCCTCTTCGACGATTTCTCCGGAAGCCATGAAGATGACGCGATCGGCGACTTGGCGGGCAAAGCCCATTTCGTGCGTGACGCAAATCATCGTCATGCCGTCACGGGCGAGCCCGATCATGGTGTCGAGCACTTCCTTCACCATTTCGGGATCAAGGGCAGAGGTCGGTTCGTCGAAGAGCATGACCTTCGGCTCCATGCAGAGCGCGCGAGCGATGGCAACGCGTTGCTGTTGGCCGCCGGATAGCTGCGCTGGATATTTTTCCGCTTGGTCAAGGATGCGGACGCGCTCGAGATATTTTCGAGCCAGTCGCTCTGCGTCAGTGCGGCTTGTGCCTCGAACACGCATCGGGGCAAGCGTACAGTTCTGAAGCACGGTCATGTGCGGGAAGAGATTGAAACTCTGGAAGACCATTCCCACTTCGCGACGGATCGCATCGATGGACTTGCTGCTTCCGTCCAGTACCTGACCCTCGACGACGATCTTGCCGTCCTCGATCGTTTCGAGGGCGTTGATGCAGCGGATTAACGTCGATTTCCCGGAGCCTGACGGCCCGCAGAGGACGATTTTTTCGCCTTTGCGGACCGATAGGCTGATGGATTTCAAGGCATGGAAAGCGCCGTACCACTTCTGTACGTCCTCAAGGGAAATCAGCGTCGGTTGACCGGTTGCGGTATTGAGCACGGAACTCTCCATTTGGGCTTTAGAGCATGATCCGACCGGAGTAAAACGAGGATCGATAAGATCATGCGTCGGAAGAAAGCGTTACAGCGCCGATCTGATCCAGTCAGATCGGCACGCGCTTAGTTGACGGTGAACGGGATGTTTGGAATCGATTCCGGGAACTGCGGCAGATCGATTGCCATCCACTTTTTCGTGACGGCGGCAAGCTCACCATTGGCCTTGATCTTCTCGATGAAGGCGTTGACGGCTTCGTTCCAGTCCTTCTCGCCGAGACGGGTCCCGACGCCGTTGTAGGTCGTCAGAAAGTCAATCTTGCGCTCATAGGTGCCGGCACTCGCCGCATCCAGACGCTGGCCATAGAACTGGTTGCCGCCAATCGCCTTTACCTGTCCGGAGATGAGAGCCTGAATGGTTGCGGCGTCGTCATCAAAGCGGCGAACCGTCGCGGTGGATCCGACGGCGTCCGTGACGGCCTTGTCCTGCGAACTGGACTTAGGAACGCCAATCTCCCATCCCGCAACGTCTTCAGGCTTCGTAACCGTGTCGGACTTCGCGGCATAAAGGGAAATCGTGTTAGCGGCGTAGGGCTTGCTGTATTGAATCGATTTCGCGCGTTCTTCCGTCATCGCCATCGTTGCGAACAGGATGTCGACTTTGCCGGTCGTAAGCGCCGGAATTCGGTTGGCGACGGCCAGCGGCTGGAATTGAACGTTCACGCCCAACTCCTTAGCAAAAAGGTTGGCGACGTCGGCGTCGAAGCCGTCCTGCACGCCGCTTGTGTTGACGAACCCCCATGGCGCATTGTCGCCCTGGATGCCGACCACAAGCGTGCCCTTTGCCTTGATTTCCTCCACACTTGCCGCAGAGGCGGTGGCAGCACCAACGGTTGCGAAGGCAATGGTTGCCAGTGCAAGTCCGAGAAAATTCCGACGATTGTGATGCATGCTTATTCTCCTCCTCAAGAGTTTTGCTTCGAGCGAAGCGGTTATCGGGCAGCTTTCGCCATCCGTTTTTCGAGGCCGCTTCCGGCATGGGAGAGCGGCCAGCAAATGATGAAGTAGATTGCGCCGACGATCCCGAAGACGAGCAGCGGACGATAGGTCTGGTTTGAAATGATCTGGCCGGCGCGAGTGAGTTCAATGAAGCCGACGATTGCTGCCAGCGACGTGCCCTTGATGAGCTGGACAAGGAATCCGATCGTGGCCGGCATCGAGATTTTCAGGGCCTGCGGCAGGACGACGTCTTTCATCCGCGAGACATAATGCAGACCGAGGGCGTTGGCGGCTTCCGTCTGTCCCTTTGGCACAGCCTCGATGGAACCGCGCCAGATCTCTCCCAGGAAAGCACTGGCATGGAGCGTGAAGGCGATTGCGACCGCGATCCACGCATTGACCTCGATGCCCAAAAGCGCAACGCCGTAGTAGACAACGAAAAGCTGCATCAGAAGGGGCGTGCCCTGGAAGACGCCGATATAGCCTGCTGTGATCCTCCGGGCGGCTTTCGTCTTCGAGGTGCGCAGCAGCGCGATCAGGATTCCGAATATCCCCCCACCGATGAACCCTACGATCGCGAGCAGCACGGTCCACTTCAAACCCTGCATCAAAAAGAAGAATTCATTTTCACCGATTGGACCCATGGCTGCCTCCTATCGCGTCGGGTAGTTGAAGTAGCGG includes:
- a CDS encoding transporter substrate-binding domain-containing protein, which produces MHHNRRNFLGLALATIAFATVGAATASAASVEEIKAKGTLVVGIQGDNAPWGFVNTSGVQDGFDADVANLFAKELGVNVQFQPLAVANRIPALTTGKVDILFATMAMTEERAKSIQYSKPYAANTISLYAAKSDTVTKPEDVAGWEIGVPKSSSQDKAVTDAVGSTATVRRFDDDAATIQALISGQVKAIGGNQFYGQRLDAASAGTYERKIDFLTTYNGVGTRLGEKDWNEAVNAFIEKIKANGELAAVTKKWMAIDLPQFPESIPNIPFTVN
- a CDS encoding amino acid ABC transporter permease, with the translated sequence MGPIGENEFFFLMQGLKWTVLLAIVGFIGGGIFGILIALLRTSKTKAARRITAGYIGVFQGTPLLMQLFVVYYGVALLGIEVNAWIAVAIAFTLHASAFLGEIWRGSIEAVPKGQTEAANALGLHYVSRMKDVVLPQALKISMPATIGFLVQLIKGTSLAAIVGFIELTRAGQIISNQTYRPLLVFGIVGAIYFIICWPLSHAGSGLEKRMAKAAR
- a CDS encoding shikimate dehydrogenase, producing the protein MHDKKFLVGLIGADIQMSKSPALHETEARHQGLDYRYELLDLAERGLPASALPDLLDEEERRGFAGSNITHPCKQTVIAHLHRLSEDAEMLGAVNTVVFRDGERIGHNTDWYGFYENFQRGLPDVAMSHAVLLGAGGAGVAVAHAAIKLGIERISIFDQDSKRAETLAGQLNDRFSRDCARATTDVGGALRSAEGLIHATPTGMKSHPGLPIDPDWLLPRHWVADIVYMPLVTELLALAEGKGCRTLPGGGMTVYQAAAAFELFTGIAPDAERMSRHFTDLCRLSA
- a CDS encoding amino acid ABC transporter ATP-binding protein, which produces MESSVLNTATGQPTLISLEDVQKWYGAFHALKSISLSVRKGEKIVLCGPSGSGKSTLIRCINALETIEDGKIVVEGQVLDGSSKSIDAIRREVGMVFQSFNLFPHMTVLQNCTLAPMRVRGTSRTDAERLARKYLERVRILDQAEKYPAQLSGGQQQRVAIARALCMEPKVMLFDEPTSALDPEMVKEVLDTMIGLARDGMTMICVTHEMGFARQVADRVIFMASGEIVEEAQPDVFFKSPRHERTKTFLGEILAHH
- the aroQ gene encoding type II 3-dehydroquinate dehydratase; this translates as MSLIYVLNGPNLNLLGKRQPHIYGHETLADVEADCRKLAAELGHEIRFHQSNREYEIIDWIHEAREDGAGIVINPAAFTHTSLAILDALNTFEGPVIEIHISNVHKRESFRHHSFVSHRADGVICGLGTEGYQLAIRRAATMIKAASTG
- a CDS encoding 5-carboxymethyl-2-hydroxymuconate Delta-isomerase, producing MPHIIIDYSRGAGEHVAMDRLTLAVHRCVRDGGLVKPSAVRTLAREATYSCVGDENLDNHFIQIILRMAPGRTAEIKQKLLTAVLEAARVIAAPALEAGRLGLRADLYESDPDFAAQATAVV